In Amycolatopsis jiangsuensis, the following proteins share a genomic window:
- a CDS encoding MFS transporter produces MLVSASVAMAMTAPGQTPAISVFVDPLSTSLHVSRSSVAMAYSIGSLAGVLVMPLLGRLLDRHGPRRGMVAVALCFGAVLVAAGTVTGFVGLSTAFVGIRIGGQGALSLVATTVVAVYVQRHRGLAMGVVSAIGTSAISLAPLALERLIGGLGWRAVWQLEGWAVLVLAVPAALFVLPRRVLADGGARTTEADAGSAASAREPPAGWTLRDASRTAVFWVVVSGAGVCSLITTALTFHQVSLLGERGLGLAEAAANFVPQLFAGLLASFLVGWLADHIGDRTLIIAVMAVLALTTLTAGWVRPGWPAVAYGLALGASTAGVRTLRAVVFSDCFGQGHLGTLRGVVHSVIIGTSALGPVVLALGRAWSDSYRDALVALCALPVLVVVAACLTRPPRSDVDSPAEQISRRRREPRRRPPG; encoded by the coding sequence GTGCTCGTTTCGGCCTCGGTGGCGATGGCCATGACCGCTCCCGGGCAGACGCCGGCCATCTCGGTGTTCGTCGACCCGCTGAGCACCTCGCTGCACGTGTCGCGATCGTCGGTGGCCATGGCCTATTCGATCGGCTCGCTGGCCGGTGTGCTGGTGATGCCGCTGCTCGGCAGGCTGCTCGATCGCCACGGACCACGCCGCGGCATGGTCGCCGTCGCGCTCTGCTTCGGTGCGGTTCTGGTGGCGGCCGGCACGGTCACCGGGTTCGTGGGGCTGAGCACTGCCTTCGTCGGCATTCGCATCGGCGGACAGGGCGCGCTGAGCCTCGTGGCGACCACCGTCGTGGCGGTGTATGTACAGCGGCACCGGGGACTGGCGATGGGTGTCGTCTCGGCGATCGGCACCTCCGCGATCTCGCTCGCGCCGTTGGCACTCGAGCGGCTGATCGGCGGACTCGGCTGGCGCGCCGTCTGGCAGCTGGAGGGCTGGGCAGTTCTCGTGCTGGCCGTGCCCGCGGCATTGTTCGTGCTCCCGCGCCGCGTGCTTGCCGACGGGGGAGCGCGCACGACCGAAGCCGATGCCGGATCCGCGGCATCGGCACGGGAACCCCCGGCCGGCTGGACGCTACGGGACGCCAGCCGCACGGCGGTGTTCTGGGTCGTCGTCAGCGGTGCGGGCGTATGCAGCCTGATCACCACGGCGCTGACGTTCCACCAAGTCTCCCTGCTGGGGGAACGCGGTCTCGGCCTCGCCGAGGCGGCGGCGAACTTCGTACCGCAGCTGTTCGCCGGACTGCTCGCCAGCTTCCTCGTCGGCTGGCTGGCCGATCACATCGGCGATCGGACACTGATCATCGCCGTCATGGCGGTCCTCGCGCTCACCACGCTCACCGCCGGCTGGGTGCGGCCCGGCTGGCCGGCCGTCGCCTACGGCTTGGCGCTCGGCGCCTCCACCGCCGGAGTGCGCACGCTGCGGGCGGTGGTCTTCAGCGACTGCTTCGGCCAGGGACATCTGGGGACCCTGCGCGGTGTGGTGCATTCGGTCATCATCGGCACCTCCGCGCTCGGCCCCGTCGTCCTCGCGCTGGGACGCGCGTGGTCGGATTCCTATCGGGACGCACTGGTCGCGCTCTGCGCACTGCCGGTACTGGTCGTCGTGGCAGCGTGCCTGACCAGACCACCACGGTCCGATGTGGACAGCCCGGCGGAGCAGATCAGTCGTCGTCGACGGGA